In the genome of Sardina pilchardus chromosome 17, fSarPil1.1, whole genome shotgun sequence, the window GGTCATCCATCCAACAGTCCACTGTGTAGAGTCTTCCTCTGTAAGTCACTGGCATATATTAACTGCAACAAGCTTGACCAATATCAATACATAAGCTTTTATTACATGGGTTTCATTCTTGTGATTGCCTATTTTCATAGATAGACTAATCTAAATCTTAAATAAATTATCAATTTCCTGCTTAAACTGATTGATTgatgaaatgcaaaaaggttgcactGTTTCCATAAGATTATCTCCTTAAATGTCTTGttttatctacagtacatagtTATAGTAAAGCAGAACATGTTTAATTGGTTAAACTTGAGATGTTGTTCAGTTTAAGATGTATTTTCCATAAAAACTAGCACAAATTGAATAACTGATTACCAAGCAGCCCTAGTTTCATCCCTAAGGTCCTAGACCAATCCTGTGATGTACAATCTTGGCATCTTACCTCTGGTAAATTTACAAAGTGATGGCATGTCCAGAGTGATGTTGCGCCAGCTGACTTGGTTACTATGGTTACAGACAACATATCCATCCCTGGCAAAGACTACCAGGGTGGGAGTGATGGGGAAGTCTCCCAGCTGAGTACAGCTGCTTCTGTTGCAGCTGAAAGTCAgagagaggtcatgacctctgcATGTCACTGTGAGATCACAAGAGTTACTGCTGGACCAGTTAGAAGTCAGTGCAGGAGCAGCCACAGGCTCTGAAACACAATGACATGCAAATATGAAACTATATGAGCCTCAGCAGGCtaacaaatgaacaaatcaATATTGTTAATGATACAACCATTGCAACTAGTATTGTAAACATACCCAAGAGGAAAACAGCAACATACCAAGAACAGAGAGTTTATACACAACTTTTGTTATGTTGAAATCCCATCTAATTTCATATGTATAAAGTCCACTGTCGTTTTTCTGCAGATTTCTCAGTTCCAGGCTGAATGTTGTTGTATTGAATATCAATCTGTCCTTGTATGGGTCCTCAATAACAATAATACTAGGATTTGTAATATTGACAAACTTCATTACGGGATGGGATGGGCTCAACTTAACAGTGATTTCATCAAACTTTGTTATGAGATTTCTCTGCACTTTGTCAAACATAGCAGATCCTCCTTCCAATGTGAAGACAGATATCTCATGAGTAACCACTATGGGATAGAAGAAATACAATTATATTAGTACTTATGTTCTTCATTGTGTTTCCATCTGCATTGTAATTCCATCTGCATTCCATCTGCATTGTAGTAAAAAATAAGAGTGCCATTTTTGTGAATTAAACATTCTGATCCAAACACCAAAAAGattgttaacactagaagcgccgcgccgttctgacccacttatacctagaagcgccgcgccccggtcatttgaccgctttgacgacctactagaagcgccgtgctgttgtgaactacttaaagcgcggcgaggcggtcaaatgaccgctgagtccttagactgggaggcttttacttacacataatgatcgctagatggcgcttcgtgcacgaatgaaatcgtttggtcataaattcagtttgcactaagccatgtgtcattcgtgtcagaccgtgttgttgataataatctgtggttgtttgtttcattatgacatacagcacgtttgagttatctgttcatgtatttgtgttgatttgtgttgtttgaggtaaaaactttggaagaattcttgaacaaaccttaagcaaacttgactttcaactaaaatgctctaaaagtgaatgtggctagttctaattcactccccaaattcacttctattaatttaataggtagcctatatgttcgcgccgccgaaaatgatcggacctagtcacctggaacaaagagcctaacagtctggtttcaattaggcctacacagtagccaggatttcatgccgcattttacaggctaccgtggctactttctaaaacaactttcattcatttagggagaagcatcttatagggtctaggctagctacctcggagggagggagatagagagagctatgctgagcaggcataggcgtgagaagtagcataggcctaatttaaaataatgagtgaatgatattctccgttttgcgaatgtgttggctatgtttgcgatgtctgctgaaaaaaagctataggcctattgtttctacaatttaagctaacttctatgtgaattcgagattcagcattgagacacacattttcacatgattTATAAGCAAggctgtagctcactggttagagcttcggatTGACGACCCAAGGAATGTTGGTTCGATTCCCAAcctattcatgacggaagtccttttgaacaaggcatcaataaagtaggctatattctattcttttctattcacataactacacgcacgctggcgaattcgaacattctgaaacgcgcatatgcgatgaaacattgcgcattcttccacgagttgcctaaacagtcagcctacagactagtaggcagggacagatagatggggtggggtggggaggcagttaattgtcctcaatgcctcgctgatgtctgtagcc includes:
- the LOC134062358 gene encoding SLAM family member 6-like; translation: MFDKVQRNLITKFDEITVKLSPSHPVMKFVNITNPSIIVIEDPYKDRLIFNTTTFSLELRNLQKNDSGLYTYEIRWDFNITKVVYKLSVLEPVAAPALTSNWSSSNSCDLTVTCRGHDLSLTFSCNRSSCTQLGDFPITPTLVVFARDGYVVCNHSNQVSWRNITLDMPSLCKFTREEDSTQWTVGWMTLLTIGLICAGIAAVCAVIWICRKKLRITEEARPRREDGGGMGDTRGNTVYYAEVFSVGIVQSFIQDAKSNQTSEPQPEQPIIYSLLQPHRPTQQFDVH